The Sinomicrobium kalidii region CGCGGAAGCCGTTGACGTGCTGAAAGCGGCGGAATATGACCTTATTATCCTGGAAACTTCGGGGATAGGGCAGTCCGATACGGAAATCCTGGACCATTCCGACACGTCACTCTACGTAATGACCCCTGAATTCGGGGCGGCCACCCAGCTCGAAAAGATCGACATGCTGGATTTTGCCGACCTCGTCGCCATTAACAAGTTCGATAAAAGGGGGGCGCTCGATGCCCTGCGGGATGTAAAGAAACAATACCAGCGGAATCACCAGCTTTGGGATGCTGATCCGGACGCACTTCCCGTTTTCGGTACCATTGCATCGCAGTTCAACGATCCCGGTATGAACAAACTCTACAAGAATGTGATGGATAAAATAGTGGAAAAGACGGGCGCCGACCTGCATTCGTCTTTTGAGAGACACCACGAGATGAGTGAAAAAGTGTTTGTGATCCCCCCGAAGCGCGTACGTTATTTATCGGAAATTGCGGATAACAACAGGCATTATGACGAAACGGTGGAAAAACAGGTAGCCGTGGCGCAGAAACTGTATGGGATATGTATGGCCGTTTGCAGTGTACTGGATGAAAAAACACCGGCTGCCGTTATTACCAGGTCCGGCCTGGACGGGGATAAGTTGACAGAGCAGGCCGGGGACGACGAACAGCGGTCGTTCCTGAAGTTGCTGCTTGCGGAATTTGACCGGGTGAGGATGGAACTCGATCCGCACCACTGGGAAACCATCCTGAACTGGGAAGACAAAGTAGGGCGATATAGAGCATCCGAATATGTCTTTAAGGTCCGGAACAGGGAATTGCGGATTAAAACCCATACCGAATCCTTGTCGCATACACAAGTGCCCAAGATCGCCCTGCCGAAGTATAAGGCCTGGGGCGATATACTCCGATGGAGTTTACAGGAAAATGTGCCGGGGGAATTTCCGTATACTTCCGGATTGTATCCTTTTAAAAGGGAGGGGGAAGACCCCACACGCATGTTTGCAGGAGAAGGCGGCCCGGAGCGTACCAACCGGCGTTTTCACTATGTAAGTCTGGGTATGGAAGCAAAGCGGCTTTCCACGGCTTTTGATTCGGTAACGCTTTACGGGAACGACCCTGGCCACCGTCCGGACATTTACGGGAAAATAGGTAACGCAGGCGTTTCCATTTGTTGTCTGGACGATGCCAAAAAGCTGTATTCCGGGTTTGACCTGGCCGACCCGAAAACTTCGGTGAGTATGACCATTAATGGTCCTGCTCCCATGCTGCTCGGTTTTTTTATGAATGCTGCTATCGACCAGCAGTGCGAAATCTATATAAAGGAAAACGGCCTGGAAGCCGGGGTGGAGAAAAAACTAAAGGAAAAATTCGACGACCGGGGATTGCCAAGACCGGCCTACAATTCCGTGGCGAGCGGAAAAAAACGGTTGCCGGAAGGTAATGACGGCCTCGGGCTTTTATTGCTGGGACTTACCGGTGATGAGGTGTTGCCCGCGGAAGTGTATAACGAAATAAAACAGCGAACTCTCTCACAGGTACGCGGAACGGTACAGGCCGATATCCTGAAAGAAGACCAGGCACAGAACACCTGTATTTTTTCCACAGAATTTGCCCTCAGGCTTATGGGAGACGTACAGGAATATTTTATAGAGAACAATGTGCGGAACTTTTATTCCGTATCCATTTCCGGGTACCACATAGCGGAGGCCGGGGCCAATCCCATTACACAACTGGCCTTTACCCTCGCCAACGGGTTCACCTATGTGGAGTATTACCTGAGCAGGGATATGGATATTAACAAATTCGGCCCCAACCTGTCCTTTTTCTTCTCCAACGGTATCGATCCCGAATATGCGGTGATTGGCCGTGTGGCAAGAAGGATAT contains the following coding sequences:
- a CDS encoding methylmalonyl-CoA mutase family protein; the protein is MKTEIYKPENNVRIVTAASLFDGHDAAINIMRRIIQSTGVEVIHLGHDRSVEEVVNTAIQEDANAIAMTSYQGGHNEYFKYMYDLLKERGADHIRIFGGGGGVILPEEIKALHEYGITRIYAPDDGREMGLQGMINDLVKKADFRSPAFRNGQEVGTRLRNKDVNTIARLITLAENDHEAFEKKFTPGSGKKTVPVLGITGTGGAGKSSLVDELVRRFLADFPEKTIGILSVDPSKRKTGGALLGDRIRMNAINNSRVYMRSLATRQSNLALSRHIAEAVDVLKAAEYDLIILETSGIGQSDTEILDHSDTSLYVMTPEFGAATQLEKIDMLDFADLVAINKFDKRGALDALRDVKKQYQRNHQLWDADPDALPVFGTIASQFNDPGMNKLYKNVMDKIVEKTGADLHSSFERHHEMSEKVFVIPPKRVRYLSEIADNNRHYDETVEKQVAVAQKLYGICMAVCSVLDEKTPAAVITRSGLDGDKLTEQAGDDEQRSFLKLLLAEFDRVRMELDPHHWETILNWEDKVGRYRASEYVFKVRNRELRIKTHTESLSHTQVPKIALPKYKAWGDILRWSLQENVPGEFPYTSGLYPFKREGEDPTRMFAGEGGPERTNRRFHYVSLGMEAKRLSTAFDSVTLYGNDPGHRPDIYGKIGNAGVSICCLDDAKKLYSGFDLADPKTSVSMTINGPAPMLLGFFMNAAIDQQCEIYIKENGLEAGVEKKLKEKFDDRGLPRPAYNSVASGKKRLPEGNDGLGLLLLGLTGDEVLPAEVYNEIKQRTLSQVRGTVQADILKEDQAQNTCIFSTEFALRLMGDVQEYFIENNVRNFYSVSISGYHIAEAGANPITQLAFTLANGFTYVEYYLSRDMDINKFGPNLSFFFSNGIDPEYAVIGRVARRIWSKAMKHKYGANERAQMLKYHIQTSGRSLHAQEIDFNDIRTTLQALYAIYDNCNSLHTNAYDEAITTPTEESVRRAMAIQLIINKELGLAKNENPIQGSFIIEELTDLVEEAVLAEFDRITERGGVLGAMETMYQRSKIQEESLYYEHLKHTGEFPIIGVNTFLSSKGSPTVIPGEVIRATEEEKQHQIQTVENLKKANEESAQQELENVQREAVENRNIFAQLMEATKVCSLGQITEALFEVGGQYRRNM